The following are from one region of the Mycolicibacterium helvum genome:
- a CDS encoding cobyrinate a,c-diamide synthase — MSIPAVVIAAPASGSGKTTVATGLIGALRAAGHRVAPFKVGPDFIDPGYHALAAGRPGRNLDPVLVPEELIGPLYRHGTRDADIAVIEGVMGLFDGRIDEHIVTPARGSTAHVAELLGAPVLLVVDARGQSQSIAAVLQGFSTFHPGIHIAGVILNRVGTARHEQVLRQACDAAGVPVLGAIPRQDELSVPSRHLGLVTAVEHGEQALAAVAAMTTLVARHVDLPAVVAVGGSRVSAPPWAPEDVVGPPTAARPVVAVAAGKAFSFGYAEHPELLRAAGADIVEFDPLAELLPAHTAALVLPGGFPEQYLADLSANTELRAQIRELAGHAPVQAECGGLAYLMDDLDGHPMCGVLAGSARFTQRLTLGYREAVALSESSLHAAGERVVGHEFHRTTAEFTGTVEPAWAFRSYDGQPVTEGAVCAGVHASYLHTHPAAQPRSIGRFVEHAAARFKLGR, encoded by the coding sequence GTGTCCATTCCGGCCGTCGTGATCGCCGCCCCCGCATCGGGGAGCGGAAAGACCACGGTAGCAACGGGTTTGATCGGCGCACTGCGGGCGGCCGGGCATCGGGTCGCGCCGTTCAAGGTCGGTCCCGACTTCATCGATCCCGGCTACCATGCGCTCGCTGCCGGCCGGCCCGGCCGTAACCTCGACCCGGTCCTGGTGCCCGAAGAGCTGATCGGACCGCTGTATCGGCACGGCACCCGCGACGCGGATATCGCTGTGATCGAAGGGGTGATGGGCCTTTTCGACGGCCGCATCGACGAGCACATCGTCACCCCGGCCCGCGGCTCCACGGCGCATGTTGCCGAATTGCTCGGCGCCCCGGTGCTGCTGGTGGTCGACGCCCGCGGTCAGAGCCAGAGTATCGCCGCTGTGCTCCAAGGGTTTTCGACATTTCATCCCGGTATTCACATTGCCGGGGTGATCCTCAACCGGGTCGGCACCGCCCGCCACGAGCAGGTGCTGCGCCAAGCCTGTGACGCGGCCGGGGTGCCGGTGCTCGGTGCGATCCCGCGCCAGGACGAATTGTCGGTGCCCTCGCGGCATCTGGGTCTGGTCACCGCCGTCGAGCACGGTGAGCAGGCGCTGGCCGCGGTCGCCGCGATGACCACGCTCGTCGCGCGCCATGTCGACCTGCCCGCCGTCGTCGCGGTGGGCGGCTCGCGGGTGTCGGCACCGCCCTGGGCCCCCGAGGACGTCGTCGGGCCACCCACCGCGGCACGTCCCGTCGTCGCCGTGGCCGCCGGCAAGGCCTTCAGCTTCGGCTACGCCGAACACCCGGAGCTGCTGCGCGCGGCCGGCGCCGATATCGTCGAATTCGACCCGCTCGCGGAACTTCTTCCCGCGCACACCGCCGCCCTGGTGCTGCCGGGCGGCTTCCCCGAGCAGTACCTGGCCGACCTGTCGGCCAACACCGAACTGCGGGCCCAGATCCGTGAGCTGGCCGGCCACGCACCCGTGCAGGCCGAGTGCGGCGGGCTCGCCTACCTCATGGATGATCTGGACGGGCATCCGATGTGCGGGGTGCTGGCCGGTTCGGCGCGGTTCACCCAGCGGTTGACCCTGGGCTACCGGGAAGCCGTGGCACTGTCGGAGTCGTCACTGCACGCGGCGGGGGAGCGGGTCGTCGGCCACGAATTCCACCGCACTACAGCCGAATTCACCGGCACCGTCGAACCCGCTTGGGCGTTCCGGTCCTACGACGGCCAACCGGTTACCGAGGGCGCGGTGTGCGCCGGTGTGCATGCGTCGTATCTGCACACCCACCCCGCCGCGCAGCCACGCTCAATCGGACGGTTTGTCGAACATGCGGCGGCACGCTTTAAGCTCGGCCGGTGA
- the cobA gene encoding uroporphyrinogen-III C-methyltransferase: protein MTENAYLVGLRLAGKKVVVIGGGTVAQRRLPLLIGSDADVHVIARAATPAVEVLSTTTPGITLQLRDYRDGDLDGAWYAIAATDDADVNAAVVAEADRRQIFCVRADIAREGTAVTPASFDHDGLVVGVLAGGEHRRSAAIRSAIREAFQQGLIALDSPEQPGDISPGSVALVGGGPGDPELITVRGRRLLARADVVVADRLAPPELLAELGPHVEVIDAAKIPYGRAMAQEAINNVLIERARAGRFVVRLKGGDPFVFARGYEEVLACAEAGIPVTVVPGVTSAISVPAMAGVPVTHRAVNHEFVVVSGHLAPDHPESLVNWNALAQLTGTIVLLMAVERIELFADALIMGGRPAETPVLVVQHGTTAAERVVRTTLRDAPARIRTDGIRPPAIIVIGPVVGLPVAFGA, encoded by the coding sequence GTGACCGAGAACGCCTACCTCGTCGGCTTACGCCTGGCCGGTAAGAAGGTCGTCGTGATCGGCGGCGGCACGGTGGCGCAACGACGCCTGCCGTTGCTCATCGGAAGTGACGCCGATGTGCATGTGATCGCCCGCGCCGCGACGCCAGCGGTGGAAGTCCTGTCCACCACGACACCCGGCATCACTTTGCAGCTCCGCGACTACCGCGACGGCGATCTCGACGGAGCGTGGTACGCGATCGCCGCCACCGATGACGCGGATGTCAATGCCGCCGTCGTCGCCGAGGCCGACCGCAGGCAGATCTTCTGTGTACGCGCCGACATCGCACGAGAGGGCACCGCCGTCACACCGGCGTCGTTCGACCACGACGGGCTGGTGGTGGGCGTACTGGCCGGCGGCGAACACCGCCGCTCGGCGGCCATCCGGTCGGCCATCCGCGAGGCATTCCAGCAGGGACTGATCGCGTTGGACAGCCCTGAGCAACCGGGCGACATCTCGCCCGGCAGCGTGGCCCTGGTCGGGGGCGGGCCCGGTGATCCCGAGCTGATCACCGTGCGCGGCCGGCGCCTCTTGGCCCGCGCCGACGTCGTCGTCGCAGACCGGCTGGCCCCGCCCGAGCTACTGGCCGAACTCGGGCCGCACGTCGAGGTCATCGATGCCGCCAAGATCCCGTACGGGCGGGCGATGGCTCAGGAAGCCATCAACAACGTTCTTATCGAGCGGGCCAGAGCGGGCCGCTTCGTGGTGCGCCTCAAGGGCGGGGATCCGTTCGTGTTCGCCCGCGGATATGAGGAAGTTCTCGCCTGCGCCGAGGCCGGGATACCGGTCACAGTCGTGCCGGGTGTGACAAGTGCCATATCGGTGCCCGCGATGGCCGGAGTTCCGGTCACCCACCGGGCCGTCAACCACGAGTTTGTGGTGGTCAGCGGCCATCTGGCGCCCGACCACCCGGAATCGTTAGTGAATTGGAATGCGCTCGCGCAATTGACCGGAACGATAGTTCTGCTGATGGCCGTCGAACGCATCGAACTGTTTGCGGACGCACTGATTATGGGCGGTCGACCTGCGGAAACGCCAGTTCTGGTGGTGCAGCACGGCACCACGGCCGCCGAACGGGTTGTGCGGACCACGCTGCGCGATGCGCCGGCGCGCATTCGAACCGACGGTATTAGGCCTCCCGCGATCATTGTGATCGGTCCGGTTGTGGGTCTCCCCGTGGCATTCGGCGCTTAA
- a CDS encoding MFS transporter, with translation MTALNDAARATANSSERAVPVRLEPTSLERTSRYPAWLPSRRFLAAVTAIGGMQLLATMDSTVAIVALPKIQDELSLSDAGRSWVITAYVLTFGGLMLLGGRLGDTIGRKRTFIVGVALFTIASVLCGIAWDEATLVIARLLQGVGAAIASPTGLALVATTFPKGPARNAATAVFAAMTGIGSVMGLVVGGALVEVSWRFAFLVNVPIGLLMIYLARNTLRETQRERMKMDAAGALLATVGCTAAVFGFAQAPENGWASPVTLAAGAAAVLAFIAFFFVERRAVNPVVPFALFRDRNRVATFAAVFLAGGVMFTLTVLIGLYVQDIMGYSALKAGIGFIPFVIALGIGLGLSSQLVSHFPPRLLVIAGGVLVLAAMIYGSTLNGGIPYFPNLVIPITVGGFGIGMIVVPLTVSAIAGVGFDQIGPVSAIALMLQNLGGPVVLAIIQAVITSRTLYLGGTTGPVKKMNPAQLHALDQGYTYGLLWVAAVAVIVGAVALFIGYTAAQVAHAQEVKDAIDAGEL, from the coding sequence ATGACGGCTCTCAACGACGCTGCGCGGGCGACCGCCAACAGTTCAGAGCGCGCTGTCCCCGTGCGCCTCGAGCCAACGTCGCTGGAACGAACCAGTAGGTACCCGGCGTGGCTGCCCTCGCGGCGCTTCCTCGCCGCGGTCACCGCCATCGGCGGCATGCAGCTGCTGGCCACCATGGACAGCACCGTCGCGATCGTGGCATTGCCCAAGATCCAGGACGAGCTGAGCCTGTCTGATGCGGGACGCAGCTGGGTCATCACCGCCTACGTGCTGACCTTCGGCGGCCTGATGCTGCTCGGTGGTCGGCTCGGCGACACCATCGGCCGCAAGCGCACCTTCATCGTCGGCGTCGCATTGTTCACCATCGCCTCGGTGCTGTGTGGTATCGCCTGGGACGAAGCAACTTTGGTGATTGCGCGCCTGCTGCAAGGTGTCGGCGCCGCAATTGCCTCACCCACCGGTCTGGCGCTGGTGGCCACCACATTCCCCAAGGGGCCGGCGCGTAATGCCGCGACCGCGGTGTTCGCCGCCATGACGGGCATCGGCTCGGTGATGGGCCTGGTCGTCGGCGGTGCCCTGGTCGAGGTCTCGTGGCGGTTCGCGTTCCTGGTGAACGTGCCGATCGGCCTGCTGATGATCTACCTCGCCCGCAACACCCTGCGGGAAACCCAGCGTGAGCGGATGAAGATGGACGCCGCCGGCGCGCTGCTGGCCACCGTCGGCTGCACCGCCGCGGTGTTCGGATTCGCCCAGGCACCCGAGAACGGCTGGGCATCCCCGGTGACGCTGGCCGCGGGCGCGGCGGCCGTGCTGGCCTTCATCGCGTTCTTCTTCGTCGAGCGCCGCGCGGTCAACCCGGTGGTGCCCTTCGCCCTGTTCCGCGACCGCAACCGAGTGGCGACCTTCGCGGCGGTGTTCCTGGCCGGCGGCGTGATGTTCACGCTGACGGTGCTGATCGGCCTGTACGTGCAGGACATCATGGGCTACAGCGCGCTCAAAGCCGGTATCGGCTTCATCCCCTTCGTGATCGCCCTAGGCATCGGCCTGGGCCTGTCGTCGCAGCTGGTGTCACACTTCCCGCCACGCCTGCTGGTGATCGCCGGCGGCGTGCTCGTGCTGGCCGCGATGATCTATGGCTCCACCCTCAACGGCGGCATTCCGTACTTCCCGAACCTTGTCATCCCGATCACGGTCGGCGGCTTCGGCATCGGCATGATCGTCGTGCCGCTCACCGTGTCGGCGATCGCCGGTGTCGGATTCGACCAGATCGGCCCCGTCTCGGCGATTGCGCTGATGCTGCAGAACCTCGGCGGACCCGTGGTGCTGGCCATCATCCAGGCCGTCATCACCTCGCGCACGCTGTACCTGGGCGGCACCACCGGCCCGGTGAAGAAGATGAATCCCGCACAGCTGCACGCCCTGGACCAGGGCTACACCTACGGCCTGCTGTGGGTCGCCGCCGTCGCGGTGATCGTCGGCGCGGTCGCGCTGTTCATCGGCTACACCGCGGCGCAGGTCGCGCACGCCCAGGAAGTCAAAGACGCGATCGACGCCGGAGAGCTCTAA
- a CDS encoding MFS transporter: protein MSGASGPLPATRPLASRVLGVAIVAITGMQLMSTLDGTIVIVALPRMQAELGLSDASKSWVITAYVLTFGGLLLLGGRVGDAVGHKRAFISGVGVFTIASLACGLANDQWTLIVARAVQGMGAAVAAPTGLALIATTYAVGHARNQALAVSAAMQGLGSVLGLVLGGALTGLSWRLAFLVNVPVGIFIIIVALTRLEETRHERLKLDITGALLATLACTAAVLVFTQGPPRGWIDPWVIGAGVAAVGFLVAFLIVERSADNPLVPFSVFDNRSRVASFAAYFLAGGVMLTLSVMIGLLVQDVLGYSPLRAGICFMPFAAAFVVGNVAATKLALRVPPRWVILGGGLLVLAAMLYGSTLNRQIPYFPDLFVPIVVGGLGIGIISVILPLCTLANVGPREIGPVSSITLMVFNLGGPLVLVVIQAVQTSRTLYLGGTTGPVKYMTPAQLDALGYGYTYSLLWVAGIALLVGVAALGIGFSTRDIAAAQHTREAVEAGEL from the coding sequence ATGTCTGGCGCGAGTGGTCCGCTACCGGCCACCAGACCGCTTGCCTCCCGTGTTCTTGGCGTCGCGATCGTCGCGATCACCGGCATGCAGTTGATGTCCACGCTGGACGGCACCATCGTGATCGTCGCCCTGCCGCGCATGCAGGCCGAGCTCGGTCTGTCGGATGCCTCCAAGAGCTGGGTGATCACCGCCTACGTGCTGACCTTCGGCGGCCTGCTGCTGCTCGGCGGGCGCGTCGGTGACGCCGTCGGCCACAAGCGGGCGTTCATCTCCGGCGTCGGCGTGTTCACCATCGCCTCGCTGGCCTGCGGGCTGGCCAATGACCAGTGGACACTGATCGTGGCGCGCGCCGTGCAGGGCATGGGCGCCGCGGTGGCCGCACCGACCGGGCTGGCGCTGATCGCCACCACGTATGCCGTCGGGCATGCCCGTAATCAGGCGCTGGCGGTGTCGGCGGCCATGCAGGGCCTCGGTTCGGTGCTGGGGCTTGTCCTGGGTGGCGCGCTGACCGGCCTGTCCTGGCGGCTGGCGTTCCTGGTCAACGTGCCGGTCGGCATCTTCATCATCATCGTCGCGCTCACCCGTCTCGAGGAAACCCGCCACGAACGACTCAAACTCGACATCACCGGCGCGCTGCTGGCCACACTGGCGTGTACCGCGGCCGTACTGGTCTTCACCCAGGGCCCGCCCCGCGGCTGGATCGATCCCTGGGTGATCGGCGCCGGCGTGGCCGCGGTGGGGTTCTTGGTCGCCTTCCTGATCGTCGAGCGCAGCGCGGATAACCCGCTGGTGCCGTTCTCGGTGTTCGACAACCGCAGCCGGGTCGCCTCCTTCGCCGCGTACTTCTTGGCCGGCGGAGTGATGCTGACCCTCAGCGTGATGATCGGTCTGCTCGTGCAGGATGTGCTCGGCTATTCGCCGCTGCGGGCGGGGATCTGCTTCATGCCGTTCGCGGCCGCCTTCGTCGTGGGCAACGTCGCGGCCACCAAGCTGGCGCTGCGGGTGCCGCCGCGCTGGGTGATCCTCGGCGGCGGACTGCTCGTGCTCGCGGCCATGCTCTACGGCTCGACGCTGAACCGCCAGATCCCGTACTTCCCCGACCTCTTCGTCCCGATCGTCGTTGGCGGTCTCGGGATCGGCATCATCTCGGTGATCCTGCCGCTGTGCACGCTGGCCAATGTCGGCCCCCGCGAGATCGGTCCGGTCTCCTCGATCACGCTGATGGTGTTCAACCTCGGCGGCCCGCTGGTGCTGGTGGTCATCCAGGCCGTGCAGACCTCCCGCACGCTGTATCTGGGCGGCACGACGGGGCCGGTGAAGTACATGACGCCCGCCCAGCTCGACGCGCTCGGCTATGGCTACACCTATTCGCTGCTGTGGGTGGCCGGCATCGCGCTGCTCGTCGGCGTGGCCGCACTCGGGATCGGCTTCTCGACCAGGGACATCGCCGCCGCCCAGCACACCCGCGAAGCGGTCGAGGCCGGCGAACTCTAA
- a CDS encoding purine-cytosine permease family protein yields MPSHVGDMAVETHGIAPIPPDNRYGSARRLFTVWFAPQVNMTVVFTGTLAVVLGLGFWLGLLAMVIGTLVGSLAVGYLSTWGPRTGTAQLPNARMAFGGTVGVVAVIQWLSSIAWDGLVGLFGGEALAELLGMPFWLAVVIVLAAQGVLGVFGYEVIHRVQAVMTVVLIVTFAVFAWKLIDGHPVISLPTLGGADLAGAFVLEVTIALSLAISWASYASDYSRYLPVNTSRKAVFGYTFGGLAMAYIAVQAIGVAAAGTLTDQTAAGVREIMGGGVLGVVALLAIAVGSVTSNAMNDYSGSLALQTVGVRVRRPVSAVVVVVIAFALIMWLHSGDLATRFQGVLLFVSYWIPAFVAIVAIDWRYRSAGRDTVNPAAEATPRSDALVALGAFFVAFAAAVPFMHTNLIVGPVATALHGADLAYFVNFLVAGAVYGGYRLVRARR; encoded by the coding sequence ATGCCGTCCCATGTCGGTGACATGGCGGTCGAGACGCACGGCATCGCACCGATCCCGCCGGACAACCGGTACGGATCCGCGCGGCGACTGTTCACGGTGTGGTTCGCCCCTCAGGTCAACATGACGGTGGTGTTCACCGGCACCCTGGCCGTGGTGCTGGGATTGGGATTCTGGCTCGGCCTGCTGGCGATGGTGATCGGCACGCTCGTCGGCTCACTGGCTGTCGGCTATCTGTCCACCTGGGGCCCGCGCACCGGCACCGCGCAATTACCCAACGCGCGCATGGCATTTGGTGGCACCGTCGGGGTAGTCGCGGTGATCCAGTGGTTGTCGTCGATCGCCTGGGACGGCCTGGTCGGGCTGTTCGGCGGTGAGGCGCTGGCCGAGTTGCTTGGCATGCCGTTCTGGCTGGCGGTGGTCATCGTGCTGGCCGCCCAGGGTGTCCTCGGTGTCTTCGGCTACGAGGTGATCCACCGCGTGCAGGCCGTGATGACCGTCGTCCTGATCGTCACCTTCGCGGTCTTCGCCTGGAAGCTGATCGACGGGCATCCGGTGATCTCGCTGCCCACCCTTGGTGGCGCGGATCTGGCCGGGGCGTTCGTGCTGGAGGTCACCATCGCATTGAGCCTGGCGATCTCGTGGGCCAGTTATGCCTCGGACTACAGCCGCTACCTACCGGTGAACACCTCGCGGAAGGCGGTGTTCGGTTACACGTTCGGCGGCCTGGCGATGGCCTACATCGCGGTGCAGGCCATCGGGGTGGCCGCCGCGGGCACGCTCACCGATCAGACCGCCGCGGGCGTGCGCGAGATCATGGGCGGCGGCGTGCTGGGCGTGGTCGCGCTGCTGGCGATCGCGGTGGGTTCGGTCACTTCCAACGCGATGAACGACTACAGCGGGTCGCTGGCGCTGCAGACCGTCGGCGTTCGAGTGCGACGGCCGGTGTCGGCGGTCGTGGTGGTGGTGATTGCGTTCGCCCTGATCATGTGGCTGCACTCCGGTGACCTGGCCACGCGTTTCCAGGGCGTGCTGCTGTTCGTCAGCTACTGGATCCCGGCGTTCGTCGCGATCGTGGCCATCGACTGGCGCTACCGCAGCGCCGGACGCGACACCGTCAACCCCGCCGCCGAGGCGACGCCGCGCAGCGACGCGCTGGTGGCGTTGGGGGCGTTCTTCGTGGCGTTCGCCGCGGCGGTGCCGTTCATGCACACCAACCTGATCGTCGGCCCGGTAGCCACCGCGCTGCACGGCGCCGATCTGGCCTACTTCGTGAATTTCCTTGTTGCAGGGGCGGTTTACGGCGGCTATCGGCTGGTGCGGGCGCGCCGCTGA
- a CDS encoding YhgE/Pip domain-containing protein, which translates to MSLGTDLKRYSRGLLPRIALITIILMPLLYGAMYLWAFWNPFAAVNKVPVALVNEDRGAQAQDKPLRAGDQVAQALKDSGQLLLHEVSAADAAKGLADGTYYFTITIPPDFSEDIASPSGGDPTQASLRFTFNDANNYLGSIIGQNAAREVINQVNSSVGEQTVGTVLTGLTDAGAGLTAAADGAGRLASGLDTADAGAHQLATGSTTLATSMATARDGAAQLATGTRQLNTAVTTATDPLVHVLERVDSLGLDPAEVGAVAEHLSGAVRSTSDRIAALHIDQTQAAAIVDQAVATLSNNADPTVRDVGTVLAGAQRLLRAQGIDPATDDGLARLRDSAARLESDLGDPNSALRTFLTAAVDGKLRADVLKLRSGVQQLDSGTQRLSTGLVALTDGSRQLAAGAQRLADGTGQLRDGSRELADKLRQGSTQVPSWTPQQRQVVAKTVASPVNLDLVTHNAAATFGTGFAPFFLPLALFIGALIIWMLLTPLQSRPIINGLGALRVVLVSYWPAFLVAVSQVLVMYVVVHYGVGLKARYPLATVAFLILVIATFLGIIQAFNAVFGVAVGRVATLAFLMLQLVSAGGIYPVETTAKPFQVIHPADPMTYAVNGLRQLINGGIDHRLWIAVAVLTGVLAASLAATAWAARRNRQYTMERLHPPIEV; encoded by the coding sequence ATGTCGCTCGGCACCGACCTCAAGCGGTACTCCCGGGGCCTACTCCCCCGGATCGCCCTGATCACGATCATCTTGATGCCGCTGCTGTACGGCGCCATGTATCTGTGGGCGTTCTGGAATCCCTTCGCCGCGGTCAACAAGGTGCCCGTCGCCCTGGTCAACGAGGACCGAGGGGCCCAGGCCCAAGACAAACCCCTGCGGGCCGGCGACCAGGTCGCCCAGGCACTGAAAGATTCCGGCCAGCTGCTGCTGCACGAGGTATCGGCAGCCGACGCCGCCAAGGGACTGGCCGACGGCACCTACTACTTCACCATCACCATCCCGCCGGATTTCAGCGAAGACATCGCCTCACCCTCGGGCGGCGACCCCACCCAGGCCAGCCTCAGATTCACCTTCAACGACGCCAACAACTACCTCGGCTCGATCATCGGCCAGAACGCTGCCAGAGAAGTGATCAACCAGGTCAACTCCAGCGTCGGGGAACAGACCGTCGGCACCGTGTTGACCGGACTGACCGATGCCGGCGCAGGCCTCACCGCCGCGGCTGACGGAGCCGGACGGCTGGCATCCGGCCTGGACACCGCCGACGCCGGGGCCCATCAGCTCGCGACCGGCTCGACCACTCTCGCCACCAGCATGGCGACCGCCCGCGACGGTGCGGCCCAGCTGGCCACCGGCACGCGACAGCTCAACACCGCCGTCACCACGGCAACCGATCCACTCGTCCACGTCTTAGAGCGCGTCGACAGCCTGGGTCTCGATCCGGCCGAGGTCGGTGCGGTGGCCGAACACCTCAGCGGAGCGGTGCGTTCGACCTCCGACCGGATAGCCGCGCTGCACATCGACCAGACGCAAGCTGCCGCCATCGTCGATCAGGCGGTGGCCACGCTGTCCAACAATGCCGACCCCACCGTGCGCGATGTCGGCACCGTCCTCGCAGGTGCCCAAAGGCTGCTTCGCGCACAGGGCATCGACCCCGCCACCGACGACGGGCTGGCCCGGCTACGCGACAGCGCCGCACGACTCGAAAGCGACTTAGGCGATCCCAACAGCGCGTTGCGGACTTTCCTCACCGCAGCGGTCGACGGCAAGCTCCGCGCCGATGTCCTCAAGCTTCGCAGTGGCGTCCAGCAGCTCGATTCGGGGACGCAGCGGCTCAGCACCGGGCTCGTGGCGTTGACCGACGGCAGCCGCCAGCTTGCGGCGGGCGCGCAGCGGTTGGCCGACGGTACCGGACAGTTACGCGACGGCAGTCGGGAACTGGCCGACAAACTGCGACAGGGCTCGACGCAGGTGCCATCATGGACACCGCAACAGCGGCAGGTCGTCGCTAAAACGGTTGCGTCCCCGGTGAATCTGGACCTGGTCACACACAACGCGGCGGCCACCTTCGGCACCGGCTTCGCGCCGTTCTTCCTCCCGTTGGCACTGTTCATCGGGGCGCTCATAATCTGGATGCTGTTGACGCCGTTGCAGTCTCGGCCGATCATCAACGGGCTCGGCGCGCTGCGTGTGGTCCTGGTCTCCTACTGGCCTGCGTTTCTCGTCGCGGTGTCCCAGGTCCTCGTCATGTACGTCGTGGTGCACTACGGCGTCGGGTTGAAGGCCCGCTACCCGCTGGCGACGGTGGCATTCCTGATCTTGGTCATCGCCACGTTCCTCGGCATCATCCAGGCCTTCAACGCGGTGTTCGGCGTGGCCGTCGGGCGCGTCGCCACGTTGGCGTTCCTGATGTTGCAGCTGGTGTCGGCCGGGGGGATCTATCCGGTGGAGACCACGGCCAAGCCGTTCCAGGTGATCCACCCGGCAGACCCAATGACCTACGCCGTCAACGGGTTACGTCAGCTGATCAACGGTGGAATAGACCACCGATTATGGATTGCGGTGGCGGTGTTGACCGGCGTGCTCGCCGCATCGCTGGCCGCCACCGCCTGGGCCGCCCGGCGCAACCGCCAGTACACGATGGAGCGGCTGCACCCACCCATCGAGGTCTGA
- a CDS encoding ATP-binding cassette domain-containing protein — protein sequence MRGPWGPVYGPVDLEIPVGGFNVLVCPAGSGRTALLMTIAGRMAPQSGELTVFGADSAHAIFAKSALAGIDELDTVPESVTVRDLITEQLRWDAPWYRLVRRADAAALSAMCAPVFGPHPLPPLTEYFEELSELDRLLLRIALANTKRPPLLVVGNLDFVTSDLNRDLLIERLIELGRDQTVVTTTVNGVEGHDVRSQIPVANTDRAELSETQKGTG from the coding sequence ATGCGCGGCCCGTGGGGTCCGGTCTATGGGCCGGTGGACCTCGAGATACCGGTCGGCGGGTTCAACGTCTTGGTCTGTCCGGCCGGCTCGGGGCGTACCGCACTATTGATGACGATCGCTGGGCGAATGGCGCCGCAGTCTGGTGAGCTGACGGTGTTCGGCGCCGACTCGGCTCACGCAATCTTCGCGAAGTCGGCCCTGGCCGGTATCGATGAACTCGACACAGTTCCCGAGTCGGTCACCGTCCGTGATCTGATCACAGAGCAATTGCGTTGGGACGCACCGTGGTACCGGCTGGTGCGGAGAGCGGACGCAGCCGCGCTGAGCGCGATGTGCGCACCAGTGTTCGGGCCTCATCCGCTGCCTCCCCTCACTGAGTACTTCGAAGAGCTCTCCGAACTCGACCGGCTACTGCTTCGCATCGCCCTAGCCAATACGAAGCGCCCGCCGTTACTCGTGGTCGGCAACCTCGATTTCGTCACCAGCGACCTCAACCGGGACCTGCTCATCGAGCGGCTGATCGAACTGGGCCGCGATCAGACCGTGGTCACCACGACAGTCAACGGGGTTGAAGGGCACGACGTGCGGTCACAGATCCCGGTGGCCAACACCGACCGGGCTGAATTATCAGAGACGCAGAAAGGGACGGGTTGA
- a CDS encoding VOC family protein: MTASSGRPSRQEISDAVAGVGWRLVLGAIYIDVEVASLAQGAEVATRAVRAVGEDGQGHLSVDIRARQVVLRLQSATQWAVTGLDIALAHTISAALTGHGLRFGRGSVQALEIAIDAMDIAGVRPFWKAVTGYVDEPGPSDLSDGLIDPSGHGPAIWFQQMAAPRPQRNRIHLDVDVPHDAAAERVAAALAAGGTLLSDSAAPAFWVLADAEGNEVCVCTWQGRD, encoded by the coding sequence GTGACTGCATCGTCGGGTCGGCCGAGCCGTCAGGAGATCTCCGACGCGGTCGCTGGAGTGGGCTGGCGTCTGGTGCTCGGCGCGATCTACATCGACGTCGAGGTGGCCTCGCTGGCTCAGGGGGCCGAGGTCGCGACACGGGCGGTGCGTGCCGTCGGCGAGGACGGCCAGGGCCATCTGAGCGTCGACATCCGGGCGCGGCAGGTGGTGTTGCGCCTGCAGTCGGCAACTCAGTGGGCGGTGACCGGCCTGGACATCGCCCTGGCGCACACGATCTCGGCGGCGCTGACCGGCCATGGACTGCGGTTCGGGCGGGGCTCGGTGCAGGCGCTGGAGATCGCCATCGACGCGATGGACATCGCGGGAGTTCGGCCGTTCTGGAAAGCGGTCACCGGCTACGTCGACGAGCCGGGACCCTCTGATCTGTCCGACGGGCTGATCGACCCGTCGGGGCACGGACCGGCGATCTGGTTCCAGCAGATGGCCGCGCCGCGGCCGCAGCGCAACCGCATCCATCTCGACGTCGACGTGCCGCACGACGCGGCTGCTGAACGGGTCGCCGCGGCCCTCGCCGCGGGCGGCACGCTGCTGTCCGATTCGGCAGCGCCGGCGTTCTGGGTACTGGCCGATGCGGAGGGCAACGAGGTCTGCGTCTGTACCTGGCAGGGACGGGACTGA